A stretch of the Parcubacteria group bacterium genome encodes the following:
- the rpoC gene encoding DNA-directed RNA polymerase subunit beta', with the protein MENITKVSDFHSVKLRMASPDDILNWSHGEVTKPETINYRTQRYEKDGLFCEKIFGPSKDWECYCGKYKRIRYKGIVCDKCGVEVTRSIVRRERMGHIKLAVPVSHIWFLRGVPSRISLALGISLQDVEKVIYFSAYIITEVDEKEKKIAIDKLEQEFKTKQKEIKNKGEKIEEALEELTGIYRSTKEELKNLRPLRILSEVDYFNLSTRFGQVFMAGIGAEAIRKALEKTNIDEMIEKIKAEINSDQVSDRKKLLNRLKLFQGFKKSNLHLEWMLPTAIPVIPPDLRPMVALDGGRFATSDLNDLYRRIINRNNRLKKLIDLGAPEVITRNEKRMLQEAVDALFDNSARRGQVSVAASTGQKRALRSLADSLKGKQGRFRQNLLGKRVDYSGRSVIVVGPQLKLHQCGLPKKMALELFKPFIINKLIEREFAHNVRTAGRIVDAEAEEAYEILDEIIEHHYVLLNRAPTLHRLSIQAFQPILIEGKAIQVHPMVCAAFNADFDGDQMAVHVPLTDQAREESANIMLSAKNLLKPASGEPITTPSQDIVLGIYYLTHIQEGAKGEGKIFSSVEESLLAYQLGVVGIGAKVKLEYEGKIIETSMGRIIFNDSLPQHLRFVNEEMTKKELKTMLSKILETEGQEKTAEFIDKIKDLGFKTVTKSGISWGMDDLKVPENKAKILKEAEVKVTTIKQQYNIGLLTNEERKNRTIEVWNEAKDKIAEEVKNSLDKTGSVYAMIHSKARGSESVVVQMTGMKGLVAGPTGETIELPVRSSFKEGFDVLEYFISTHGARKGMADTALRTAVAGYLTRRLVDVAQDVIVQEEDCKDKEGAYLYREDSDRIGQSFGNRVEGRVLLEDVVDPKNKKVIAPKDEMVTRQQAKEIEKAGVAKVKIRSIVTCKTKRGICKKCYGKDLGRDSLVELGQTVGIVAAQAIGEPGTQLTMRTFHIGGVAGTDITQGLPRVEEIFENRPPKGEAVISEVDGKVIEIENTNKKISTIKIETQGKKKDIKEYQVPSDAALKIENGQLVGKGTILNEGHIDLKKLYSTLGREALQRYVVSEIQDIYASQGEGINDKHIEVIIKQMLSRVKVLEPGDTDLLPGDIIEKDVFEEANDEAKKKGTGIAKGEEMVTGISRVALSTESFLSAASFMETTRVLINAAVTGKEDKLRGPKENVIIGRLIPAGTGFRKKITVS; encoded by the coding sequence ATGGAAAATATTACCAAAGTCAGCGATTTTCATAGCGTGAAACTTCGAATGGCTAGTCCGGATGATATTCTAAATTGGTCGCATGGGGAAGTTACTAAGCCGGAGACCATTAACTACAGAACTCAGCGTTACGAAAAAGACGGACTTTTTTGTGAAAAGATTTTCGGTCCCTCAAAAGACTGGGAGTGTTATTGCGGAAAATATAAGCGGATTCGTTATAAAGGAATCGTTTGCGATAAATGCGGTGTTGAAGTTACCAGATCGATTGTTCGAAGAGAACGAATGGGGCATATTAAATTAGCTGTTCCTGTTTCGCACATTTGGTTTCTTCGCGGAGTGCCTTCCAGAATAAGTTTGGCGCTGGGAATTTCTCTTCAGGATGTGGAAAAAGTTATTTATTTTTCAGCCTACATAATTACCGAAGTCGATGAAAAAGAAAAAAAGATTGCAATAGACAAATTAGAGCAGGAATTCAAAACCAAACAAAAAGAAATAAAAAACAAAGGAGAGAAGATTGAAGAAGCGCTGGAAGAACTTACGGGAATTTATAGAAGCACTAAGGAAGAATTAAAAAATCTGAGGCCGCTTCGAATTCTTTCCGAAGTGGATTATTTCAATCTTTCTACTCGATTTGGCCAGGTTTTTATGGCAGGAATTGGAGCAGAAGCAATCAGAAAGGCTTTGGAAAAAACCAATATTGATGAAATGATTGAAAAGATAAAAGCCGAAATTAATTCAGATCAGGTTTCGGATAGGAAGAAACTTCTTAACCGATTAAAGCTTTTTCAGGGATTCAAGAAATCAAATCTTCATTTAGAGTGGATGCTTCCGACTGCTATTCCGGTTATTCCGCCGGATCTTCGTCCGATGGTAGCGCTAGATGGCGGACGCTTTGCAACCTCCGATCTCAATGATTTGTATCGAAGAATTATTAACCGAAATAATCGTTTGAAAAAGCTTATTGATCTTGGAGCGCCTGAAGTAATTACCCGAAACGAAAAAAGAATGCTTCAAGAAGCAGTGGATGCCTTGTTTGACAATAGCGCTAGGCGCGGCCAGGTTTCAGTAGCGGCTTCCACAGGGCAAAAAAGAGCCCTCCGGTCGCTAGCTGATTCCCTGAAGGGCAAACAAGGAAGATTTAGGCAAAATCTTCTAGGTAAGCGCGTAGATTATTCAGGAAGAAGTGTGATTGTTGTTGGTCCGCAACTCAAACTTCACCAATGCGGCCTTCCAAAAAAGATGGCTCTTGAACTTTTCAAGCCTTTTATCATCAATAAATTAATCGAAAGAGAGTTCGCGCATAATGTTCGAACGGCTGGAAGAATTGTTGATGCTGAAGCGGAAGAAGCCTATGAAATTCTGGATGAAATAATCGAACATCACTATGTGCTTCTCAATCGCGCACCAACCCTCCATCGTCTTTCTATCCAGGCTTTTCAGCCGATTCTTATTGAAGGAAAAGCTATCCAAGTGCATCCAATGGTTTGCGCTGCGTTCAATGCCGACTTTGATGGAGACCAGATGGCAGTGCATGTTCCGCTTACCGATCAGGCAAGAGAGGAAAGCGCAAATATTATGCTATCGGCCAAGAATCTTTTGAAACCGGCTTCCGGAGAACCGATCACTACGCCGTCTCAAGATATTGTTTTGGGAATATATTATCTCACTCATATTCAAGAAGGAGCCAAGGGCGAAGGAAAAATATTTTCTTCTGTGGAAGAATCACTGCTGGCCTATCAGCTTGGAGTTGTCGGCATAGGAGCAAAAGTAAAACTTGAGTACGAAGGAAAAATAATTGAAACTTCGATGGGAAGAATTATCTTTAATGATTCTCTTCCGCAGCATTTAAGATTTGTTAACGAAGAAATGACAAAGAAAGAGTTGAAAACAATGCTTTCTAAAATATTGGAGACCGAAGGGCAGGAAAAAACCGCCGAATTTATTGATAAGATTAAGGATTTGGGATTTAAAACGGTTACTAAATCAGGAATCAGTTGGGGAATGGATGATCTTAAGGTTCCGGAAAATAAAGCGAAAATTCTTAAAGAAGCGGAAGTAAAAGTAACCACAATAAAACAGCAATATAACATCGGACTTCTTACAAACGAAGAAAGAAAAAACAGAACTATCGAAGTTTGGAATGAAGCTAAGGACAAAATTGCGGAAGAGGTCAAAAATTCTCTCGATAAAACCGGATCGGTATACGCTATGATTCATTCTAAAGCTAGGGGAAGCGAATCGGTTGTTGTTCAGATGACCGGTATGAAAGGTTTGGTGGCAGGACCAACCGGAGAAACCATCGAACTTCCGGTTCGAAGTTCATTTAAGGAAGGTTTTGATGTTTTGGAATATTTCATTTCTACCCATGGAGCCAGAAAGGGTATGGCAGATACCGCTCTTCGAACGGCTGTTGCCGGTTATTTGACCAGAAGATTGGTAGATGTGGCTCAAGACGTGATTGTTCAAGAAGAAGACTGTAAAGATAAAGAAGGGGCCTATTTGTACAGAGAAGATTCCGATAGAATTGGCCAGAGTTTTGGGAACAGAGTTGAAGGAAGAGTGCTTCTTGAAGATGTTGTTGATCCGAAAAATAAAAAAGTAATTGCTCCTAAGGATGAGATGGTTACTCGCCAGCAAGCTAAAGAAATTGAAAAAGCGGGAGTAGCGAAAGTTAAGATTAGAAGCATAGTTACTTGCAAAACCAAACGAGGAATTTGCAAAAAATGTTACGGAAAAGATTTGGGAAGGGACAGCTTGGTGGAACTTGGGCAAACTGTGGGAATTGTCGCGGCTCAAGCTATCGGCGAACCGGGAACGCAGCTTACTATGAGAACCTTCCATATTGGAGGTGTGGCCGGAACAGATATCACCCAAGGTCTTCCTCGGGTTGAAGAAATTTTTGAAAATCGTCCTCCAAAAGGGGAAGCGGTAATTTCCGAGGTGGATGGAAAGGTTATTGAAATTGAAAATACCAACAAGAAAATTTCAACGATCAAAATTGAAACTCAGGGCAAGAAGAAGGACATAAAAGAATATCAAGTTCCTTCTGATGCGGCTCTCAAGATTGAAAATGGACAGCTTGTCGGAAAAGGAACAATATTGAATGAGGGGCATATTGATCTTAAAAAACTTTATTCTACGCTGGGAAGGGAAGCTTTGCAAAGATATGTTGTCAGCGAGATTCAAGACATCTATGCATCTCAAGGTGAAGGAATTAATGACAAACACATTGAAGTCATTATAAAACAAATGCTAAGCCGAGTTAAAGTCTTGGAACCGGGAGATACCGATCTTCTTCCGGGAGATATTATTGAAA
- a CDS encoding DNA-directed RNA polymerase subunit beta: protein MPNLIEAQTTSYQWFWDKGLKELLSEINPIKDFTGKDLELNLADYYLDEPKYDETNAKNKNISYEAPLRIRAKLIIKKTGEVKEQEIYLGDFPIMTDRGTFIINGVERVVVGQLIRSPGVFFTMEYQKGKKLFGAKIIPNRGAWLEIDTDLEGLISVKIDRKRKVPITALLRAFGYGSDEAIFKGFADVDNGEIKYIETTLKKDPSKNQSEGYKEVYKRIRPGDLATAENAKQVIDSMFFNFERYDFGNVGRYRLNQRLNIDIADNEENRILRVEDLVLIMKEIIKLNNDPMAEQDDIDHLGNRRIRGVGELIQNKLRLGFNRMNRNIKDRMSTCDLLTVIPGQLINSRPVAAAIKEFFSSSQLSQFMDQVNPLAELEHKRRFSAMGPGGLTRERAGFEVRDVHTSHYGRICPVETPEGPNIGLVGHMASYSRINGYGFLETPYLKILQEVENKKEAILGRILNESIAGGKKGEKIDEDLANKIIKEKSKKIKVKPFINFEVEYLNATTEDRHIIAHAGIKTDEKRNFLEDFVEARVKGHPEMIESEKVDYIDVSPKQCVSVATSLIPFLEHDDANRALMGSNMQRQAVPCIIPQSPIVGTGIEDKAASDSGQVALAYEEGEVVEVDAKHIIVKEKAPVGAKKDYIKREYRLLNFARSNAFTSMSQVPRVEKGQIVKKGELLADGAATDHGELALGQNVLVTFIPWEGYNFEDAIILSERLLQKDCYSSIHLEDFSIDVRDTKLGPEVITRDIPNIGEERLKNLDETGIIHIGAEVSSGDILVGKITPKGEGDLTPEERLLRAIFGEKSREVKDSSLYLPHGEHGKVVDIKILSREQGDKLPTGVIKQIQVSIAQLRKVSVGDKLAGRHGNKGVISRIAPVEDMPYLPDGTPVDVILNPLGVVSRMNIGQILETHLGWAAMTLGYKVATPVLDGVSEKIIKEELVKAGLPEDGKIKLINGKTGEYFDNKSTVGVMYIMKLNHLVEDKIHMRSIGPYSLITQQPLGGKAQFGGQRFGEMEVWALEGYGAAYTLQEMLTIKSDDVLGRSKAYESIIKGEKIKSPNIPASFHVLINELKGLCLDVELMGLSESNKDVENNNFDKRR, encoded by the coding sequence ATGCCGAATCTCATTGAAGCTCAAACAACTTCCTATCAATGGTTTTGGGACAAAGGGCTCAAGGAACTTCTATCAGAAATAAATCCAATCAAAGATTTTACCGGAAAAGATCTGGAATTAAATTTAGCTGATTATTATCTCGACGAACCTAAATACGATGAAACTAACGCCAAGAATAAAAATATTTCCTATGAAGCTCCGCTTCGAATCAGAGCCAAGCTTATTATCAAAAAAACCGGAGAAGTAAAAGAGCAAGAAATTTACCTGGGAGATTTCCCGATTATGACTGACCGGGGAACTTTTATTATCAATGGAGTTGAAAGAGTGGTAGTCGGACAGCTTATCAGAAGCCCTGGTGTGTTTTTTACTATGGAATATCAAAAAGGAAAGAAACTTTTTGGAGCCAAAATTATTCCTAATCGCGGAGCCTGGCTTGAAATTGATACTGATCTGGAAGGACTAATTTCAGTTAAAATTGACAGAAAAAGAAAAGTTCCGATAACAGCGCTTCTTCGGGCTTTTGGCTACGGAAGCGATGAAGCGATTTTCAAGGGATTTGCTGATGTTGATAATGGAGAAATTAAATATATTGAAACTACCTTGAAGAAAGATCCTTCCAAAAATCAGAGCGAAGGATACAAAGAAGTTTACAAAAGAATCCGTCCGGGAGATTTAGCCACAGCCGAAAATGCCAAACAGGTTATCGATTCGATGTTTTTTAATTTTGAAAGATATGATTTTGGAAATGTAGGCAGATACAGGCTAAACCAGCGTTTGAATATTGATATCGCCGACAATGAAGAGAATAGAATTTTGAGAGTGGAAGACCTGGTTCTTATTATGAAAGAAATTATCAAGCTAAATAACGATCCAATGGCAGAGCAGGACGATATTGATCATCTTGGAAATAGAAGAATTAGAGGCGTGGGAGAGCTTATTCAAAACAAACTGAGGCTCGGATTTAACAGAATGAATAGAAATATCAAAGACAGAATGAGTACTTGCGATCTGCTGACTGTTATTCCGGGACAACTCATCAATTCCCGTCCGGTGGCGGCTGCAATAAAAGAATTTTTTTCCAGTTCTCAGCTGTCCCAGTTTATGGATCAGGTTAATCCGCTGGCGGAACTTGAACATAAGAGAAGATTTTCCGCAATGGGACCGGGAGGATTGACCAGAGAAAGAGCCGGATTTGAAGTCCGCGATGTGCATACTTCCCATTATGGAAGAATCTGTCCGGTAGAAACTCCAGAGGGTCCGAATATCGGCTTGGTGGGACATATGGCAAGCTATTCCAGAATTAATGGGTATGGATTTTTAGAAACCCCTTATCTTAAAATTCTTCAAGAAGTAGAAAATAAAAAAGAAGCAATACTCGGAAGAATTCTGAATGAAAGCATCGCCGGAGGAAAGAAAGGAGAAAAAATTGATGAAGATTTAGCGAATAAAATAATTAAAGAAAAAAGCAAGAAAATAAAAGTAAAACCTTTTATAAATTTTGAAGTGGAATATCTTAATGCCACGACAGAAGACAGGCACATTATTGCTCACGCAGGAATTAAGACTGACGAGAAGCGCAATTTTCTTGAAGATTTCGTGGAAGCAAGAGTAAAAGGCCATCCGGAAATGATTGAATCTGAGAAAGTTGATTATATCGATGTTTCTCCAAAACAATGCGTTTCCGTGGCAACCTCTCTTATTCCATTTTTGGAACATGACGATGCGAACCGCGCCCTTATGGGTTCAAATATGCAAAGGCAGGCGGTGCCTTGCATTATTCCGCAATCTCCAATTGTGGGAACGGGAATCGAAGACAAGGCTGCTTCCGATTCGGGGCAAGTCGCGCTGGCTTATGAAGAAGGAGAAGTTGTTGAAGTTGACGCTAAACATATTATTGTAAAAGAAAAGGCTCCGGTTGGCGCCAAAAAAGATTATATTAAAAGAGAATACAGACTGCTTAATTTCGCCCGCTCCAATGCTTTTACCAGTATGAGCCAAGTGCCTAGAGTAGAAAAAGGGCAGATAGTTAAGAAGGGAGAACTTTTGGCTGATGGAGCTGCAACTGATCATGGAGAATTAGCCCTAGGGCAAAATGTTTTAGTAACATTTATTCCTTGGGAAGGCTACAACTTTGAAGATGCCATTATTCTTTCAGAAAGATTGCTCCAGAAAGATTGTTATAGCTCAATTCATCTTGAAGATTTTTCAATTGATGTTCGCGATACAAAACTTGGTCCGGAAGTTATAACCAGAGACATTCCTAATATCGGAGAAGAGAGGCTTAAGAATTTGGATGAAACGGGAATAATCCATATTGGCGCGGAAGTTTCTTCAGGCGATATTTTAGTCGGAAAAATTACTCCGAAAGGAGAAGGAGATTTAACTCCGGAAGAAAGATTGCTCAGAGCAATTTTTGGAGAAAAATCAAGGGAGGTTAAGGATTCTTCTCTCTATCTTCCTCATGGAGAACACGGAAAAGTAGTTGATATTAAAATTCTTTCTCGCGAACAAGGCGACAAGCTTCCAACCGGTGTTATCAAACAAATCCAGGTTTCAATAGCTCAGCTTCGAAAAGTTTCTGTTGGAGACAAACTGGCCGGACGGCATGGAAACAAGGGAGTTATTTCAAGAATTGCTCCGGTAGAAGATATGCCGTATCTTCCTGACGGAACTCCGGTTGATGTGATTCTTAATCCATTGGGAGTGGTAAGCCGTATGAATATCGGACAGATTTTGGAAACTCATCTTGGATGGGCGGCGATGACATTGGGATACAAAGTGGCTACTCCGGTTTTGGATGGTGTTAGTGAAAAGATTATTAAAGAAGAGCTTGTTAAGGCCGGACTTCCCGAAGATGGAAAGATTAAGCTCATTAATGGAAAAACCGGAGAATATTTCGATAATAAATCCACTGTTGGAGTGATGTATATAATGAAGCTTAACCATTTGGTTGAAGACAAAATTCATATGCGTTCTATTGGTCCTTATTCCTTGATTACGCAGCAACCTCTCGGAGGAAAAGCTCAGTTTGGAGGACAGAGGTTTGGAGAAATGGAAGTCTGGGCCTTGGAAGGATATGGAGCGGCTTATACTTTGCAGGAAATGCTGACAATCAAATCAGACGATGTGCTTGGAAGGTCAAAAGCATATGAATCGATCATAAAAGGAGAAAAAATTAAAAGTCCGAATATCCCAGCATCTTTCCATGTTCTTATTAATGAACTCAAGGGTTTATGCCTTGATGTTGAATTAATGGGACTTAGTGAAAGCAATAAAGATGTCGAAAATAACAATTTTGACAAACGCAGGTAA
- a CDS encoding HU family DNA-binding protein, whose amino-acid sequence MANNVNKDALVDAISTKTDLSKKDVEIVIDTMVDSITEQLRQGNKVTLTGFGAFRVSKRATREGINPQTKAKIQIPAMTLPKFTAGKALKEAIR is encoded by the coding sequence ATGGCAAACAATGTTAATAAGGATGCCTTGGTGGATGCGATATCGACCAAAACAGATCTTTCCAAAAAAGACGTGGAGATAGTAATTGATACAATGGTAGATTCCATTACTGAGCAATTGAGGCAGGGGAATAAAGTGACGCTTACCGGTTTTGGAGCATTTAGAGTCTCGAAACGGGCAACCAGAGAAGGAATTAATCCTCAAACAAAAGCAAAAATCCAAATTCCAGCGATGACTCTTCCGAAATTTACTGCAGGGAAAGCTTTGAAGGAAGCGATTAGATAG
- the rny gene encoding ribonuclease Y translates to MEISLTILIVGFLMLSVGCVLGYIARQTIAKKQLSTAEGKVEKMLEEAEKKAQETTLEAKNKALEILEEAKKKERDRENQIMRLEQRLEKREETVDQRLDELERGKKLLERKAEEVRAIRKEVEESRKKELERLEKIAGLSKEQAKQVLLQLTEEENRGLISERIAKIEKEGKEELEKKAKSIMTQAIQKYAGSHAAEISTTTISLPSDEIKGRIIGREGRNIKTLEKLTGVEIIVDDTPEAVVISGFDPIRRETARIALQKLMEDGRIHPTKIEEAVEFAKKEIDNKIKEAGETAAYDTGIVGLEPRLIYILGRLRYRTSYGQNVLIHSLEVAHLSGALAAELGADVAIAKKAGLLHDIGKAIDHEVQGTHIEIGVKILEKFKISKEVIDAVKSHHEDYPFASQEAYIVAAADAISASRPGARKDTLENYLKRLEELEAVANSFPEVEKTYAIQAGREIRVFVKPDKLDDLGSMKLARQIADKIEQELKYPGEIKVNVLRETRSIEFAR, encoded by the coding sequence ATGGAAATAAGCTTGACGATTCTAATTGTCGGTTTTTTGATGCTTTCAGTCGGATGCGTTTTGGGCTATATCGCAAGGCAAACAATTGCTAAAAAACAACTTTCTACTGCTGAAGGAAAAGTAGAGAAAATGCTAGAAGAAGCCGAAAAAAAGGCTCAAGAAACAACGTTAGAAGCCAAAAATAAAGCGCTTGAAATTTTAGAAGAAGCCAAAAAAAAAGAGAGAGACAGGGAAAATCAAATAATGCGGCTCGAACAACGATTAGAGAAAAGGGAAGAAACTGTCGATCAGAGGCTGGATGAACTTGAAAGAGGGAAAAAACTTCTTGAACGGAAAGCTGAGGAAGTTAGAGCGATACGTAAAGAAGTCGAAGAATCAAGAAAAAAAGAATTAGAAAGACTGGAAAAAATAGCGGGGTTATCCAAGGAGCAAGCAAAGCAGGTGTTGTTGCAACTCACCGAAGAAGAAAACAGGGGCCTCATTTCAGAAAGAATAGCTAAAATAGAAAAAGAGGGCAAGGAAGAGCTGGAAAAAAAGGCGAAATCAATAATGACCCAGGCTATTCAAAAATATGCCGGTTCCCATGCTGCTGAAATTTCAACGACTACAATATCTTTGCCGTCTGATGAAATAAAAGGAAGAATTATCGGCAGGGAAGGAAGAAACATAAAAACTCTAGAAAAGCTTACCGGAGTGGAAATAATTGTAGATGATACTCCTGAAGCGGTAGTTATTTCTGGGTTTGATCCAATTCGAAGAGAAACTGCGAGAATTGCACTTCAAAAATTGATGGAAGACGGCAGAATTCATCCTACTAAAATCGAGGAAGCGGTGGAATTTGCCAAGAAAGAAATTGACAATAAAATTAAAGAAGCCGGAGAAACGGCAGCTTATGACACGGGAATTGTGGGACTGGAACCAAGATTAATTTATATTTTAGGAAGGTTAAGATACAGAACGAGCTATGGACAAAATGTTCTTATTCATTCGTTAGAAGTGGCTCATCTTTCAGGAGCGTTAGCGGCAGAATTAGGAGCGGATGTGGCAATAGCCAAAAAAGCCGGACTTCTCCATGATATCGGAAAAGCTATCGATCATGAAGTCCAGGGAACTCATATTGAAATCGGCGTCAAAATATTAGAGAAATTCAAAATTTCAAAAGAAGTTATTGATGCCGTAAAATCTCATCATGAAGATTATCCATTTGCCAGCCAGGAAGCGTATATCGTGGCAGCGGCGGATGCAATCTCCGCTAGCCGTCCCGGAGCCAGAAAAGATACTTTGGAAAATTATCTCAAGAGACTGGAAGAATTGGAAGCGGTTGCTAATTCATTTCCGGAAGTTGAAAAAACATATGCGATTCAAGCAGGCAGGGAAATCAGAGTTTTCGTGAAGCCTGATAAGCTGGATGATTTGGGTTCAATGAAACTAGCAAGACAAATTGCCGACAAGATCGAACAAGAGCTCAAATATCCCGGAGAAATAAAAGTCAATGTTCTTCGCGAAACCAGATCGATTGAGTTTGCGCGTTAG
- the gpmI gene encoding 2,3-bisphosphoglycerate-independent phosphoglycerate mutase produces MYKPTVLVILDGWGISNNTQGNILKTTLLPTFEKLNNFYPMTTLQASGISVGLPWGECGNSEVGHITLGAGKIIYQNLPRISLSIQDGSFFKNEVLIDIFKKTLANKGDLHLMGLTGTGSVHSYMDHLFALLEMSKEQGLKNVFIHAFTDGRDSAPTSGIKTIQAIEEKTTAIGVGRIATVCGRNWSMDRNNNWDRVEKAYSMLTEGKGEQIQNPIKYLQDSYVKGITDEYIEPGVVNENEKPVALIKDNDSVIFFNFREDRARELTAAFVVPSFDKFPRKKRLKIEFVTMIEYEKDLPAEIVFPKEKLTNGLGEILSKDKKKQLRISETEKYAHVTYFFNGGKEDSWPDEDRILIPSPSVSKFDESPEMSAPKITEKILESVEEKKYDFILVNYANADMVGHTGNEKACVEAVKSLDKSLSLIIPAILKVGGCLLITADHGNIEELKNPSTGQIDTEHSTNPVPAWYITPENHRNKTPEEMKQDESEIGGLLSDIAPTVLDIMGVQKPPEMSGESLLPVLK; encoded by the coding sequence ATGTATAAACCGACAGTTTTAGTCATTCTTGATGGTTGGGGAATTAGTAATAATACTCAGGGGAATATTCTTAAAACAACACTCCTCCCTACTTTCGAAAAATTAAACAATTTTTATCCTATGACGACACTCCAGGCGTCTGGAATTTCAGTCGGTCTTCCTTGGGGAGAATGCGGAAATAGCGAAGTTGGACATATTACATTGGGAGCAGGGAAAATAATCTATCAAAACCTTCCTAGGATTTCTTTGTCCATTCAGGATGGGAGCTTCTTTAAAAATGAAGTCCTTATTGATATATTCAAAAAAACTCTTGCAAACAAAGGGGACCTTCATCTTATGGGGCTCACAGGAACCGGATCTGTCCACTCGTATATGGATCATCTCTTTGCTCTTCTGGAGATGTCTAAAGAGCAAGGCCTCAAAAATGTTTTCATTCATGCTTTTACTGACGGAAGAGATTCTGCTCCTACCTCTGGAATAAAAACTATCCAAGCAATCGAAGAAAAAACAACGGCAATCGGGGTAGGAAGAATCGCGACAGTATGCGGAAGAAATTGGTCTATGGACAGAAATAATAATTGGGATCGGGTTGAAAAAGCATACTCCATGCTTACTGAAGGCAAAGGAGAACAAATCCAAAACCCCATAAAATATCTTCAGGATTCGTATGTGAAGGGAATTACTGATGAATACATAGAACCGGGGGTTGTTAATGAAAATGAAAAACCGGTCGCTTTAATCAAAGACAATGATTCCGTTATATTTTTTAACTTTAGAGAGGACAGGGCCAGAGAACTAACCGCTGCTTTTGTGGTTCCGAGTTTTGATAAATTTCCCAGAAAAAAACGGCTTAAAATTGAATTCGTTACTATGATCGAATACGAGAAAGATCTTCCTGCAGAGATCGTTTTCCCTAAAGAAAAACTAACGAATGGACTTGGAGAAATTTTAAGCAAGGACAAAAAGAAACAACTTCGTATTTCAGAAACAGAAAAATACGCCCATGTAACTTATTTTTTCAATGGCGGGAAAGAAGACTCCTGGCCGGATGAAGACCGGATACTTATTCCGTCTCCTTCGGTTTCAAAATTCGATGAATCTCCGGAAATGAGCGCTCCAAAAATCACTGAGAAAATATTAGAGTCCGTGGAAGAGAAAAAATACGATTTCATTTTAGTCAATTATGCTAATGCGGATATGGTAGGGCATACGGGAAATGAAAAAGCCTGCGTTGAAGCGGTAAAATCGCTCGATAAATCCTTATCGCTTATCATTCCTGCGATATTGAAAGTCGGAGGATGCCTTCTCATCACAGCTGATCATGGAAACATTGAGGAGCTTAAAAATCCCAGTACCGGGCAAATAGACACCGAGCATTCAACCAATCCGGTTCCTGCCTGGTATATAACTCCGGAAAATCACAGAAACAAAACTCCCGAAGAAATGAAACAGGATGAAAGTGAAATCGGAGGACTCCTCAGCGATATTGCTCCCACGGTTTTGGATATTATGGGCGTCCAAAAACCGCCCGAAATGAGCGGGGAAAGTTTGCTACCGGTGTTGAAATAG
- a CDS encoding ImmA/IrrE family metallo-endopeptidase has protein sequence MKYKNTNVPFVGNSLIKSKADGFRLKFWGNKIPVEIEEIVEIKLKIKIIPIPNLMSQCGVDAQITSDFTSIYVDLKNYENDTNRFRFSLAHELGHYVLHKNFYDDLNIASLSDVFNFINEIDTKEYSNLETQANKFGNYFLLPREELSKAREIIIKEVSKKYEVKDIDEKTLNSYLSGYMSPQFMVSSNAVEIALNDLNNFKK, from the coding sequence ATGAAATATAAAAACACAAATGTTCCTTTTGTGGGGAATTCTCTGATTAAGAGCAAAGCGGATGGTTTTAGATTAAAATTTTGGGGAAACAAAATTCCGGTTGAAATAGAGGAAATCGTAGAAATAAAATTGAAGATAAAAATAATTCCAATACCAAATTTGATGTCGCAGTGCGGAGTCGATGCTCAGATAACTTCTGATTTTACTTCGATTTATGTTGATTTGAAGAATTATGAGAATGATACTAACAGGTTCAGGTTTTCTCTTGCGCATGAACTGGGACACTATGTTTTGCATAAAAACTTTTATGATGACCTGAATATTGCAAGCTTATCCGACGTCTTTAATTTTATAAACGAAATTGACACGAAAGAATACTCCAATCTGGAAACGCAGGCTAACAAATTCGGAAATTATTTTTTGCTTCCCAGAGAAGAACTATCTAAAGCCAGAGAAATTATAATAAAAGAAGTCAGCAAAAAATATGAAGTGAAGGATATTGACGAAAAAACATTAAATTCTTATCTGTCCGGCTACATGTCTCCGCAGTTTATGGTTTCTTCTAATGCGGTCGAGATAGCGCTAAATGATCTGAATAATTTTAAGAAATAG